The following are encoded together in the Candida orthopsilosis Co 90-125, chromosome 5 draft sequence genome:
- a CDS encoding Tre2 protein (S. cerevisiae homolog TRE2 has role in protein targeting to vacuole involved in ubiquitin-dependent protein catabolic process via the multivesicular body sorting pathway) has protein sequence MRQHEYQRLATEGSLNNDNLPLNPPEYVESGDRRGYDYPHESSSSAFPIEQFEIEDPPLDEPSGLFNRAQAFSKKFANNVNTRLIRPVSRMIDPIYEGYKFLHMQYERSILKVGNPLVVKRLLYVFIMMLLIFGISKYTANTSITGANLGAFSRGKFYDTDKLADSARQFIDPKSMKENLEYFSSMPHITGSKGDLAFARYIEKYMKNNGLHNVYLNEFQSFTNYPNTDGTFLKLADGSFEAKLNEKHSQEMQFLAYNPNALNTVDIVEGEYLYVNYGRSEDFKQLQDNGIDTSGKILLIKYGGNVPEGNKVHLAEKNGAKAVVFITSKYKLADDTEIDDVIQRENVGLMRMSPGDILTPGWSSEGGFVTRLSWDKSETTPRVPTIPVSWRDGETLIKKLNNGYSYDDFSSGDGSSPVLQMKISNTNRPVHPFWNVVGSIEGREQPEKGIIVGSVRDSACYGTMGSNTGTVGFLELVKILTSLQRKYQWVPSRSIYFVSFDATEYNLAGATEWIENRKEALRKEGYLYIDMSDLVSGDELQIKAHPFLKESLRHALDKVKPDEGGKSLLKLFSEQKKSIGNDFLEEKNYVPFINLVNIPSLEVKFKGKTYPKGSCYDTFENFENWDIDKSMSKHVQLVELLSRVIIDFAESPFIPYNFLDLSKSLSEYILDLQRFADSTPKDMNVKPILHYKNLNSAIDALKRVSLKFVSWHTDWKSVITASGGAEPPILAMERWAWNDNMVKFNEEFIRRDAQPKRSGYVNALFGIPFSAPETGNDFQWNSFPQIRSEIMDHNFSQAQDQIDRLAKMIEQAAEDFINLG, from the coding sequence ATGCGTCAACATGAATATCAACGACTCGCCACGGAGGGGTCTTTGAACAACGACAACCTTCCGTTAAATCCACCGGAATATGTTGAATCTGGCGACAGACGAGGTTATGACTACCCTCACGAATCATCTTCCTCAGCATTTCCCATagaacaatttgaaattgaggaTCCGCCACTAGATGAACCAAGCGGTTTATTCAATAGAGCACAAGCGTTTTCTAAGAAATTTGCCAACAACGTCAACACACGTCTAATACGTCCTGTTAGCAGGATGATCGATCCTATATACGAGGGATATAAGTTTTTGCATATGCAGTATGAGAGactgattttgaaagtagGGAACCCCTTAGTGGTCAAGAGACTCTTGTATGTTTTTATAATGATGCTTCTAATATTTGGAATATCCAAGTATACTGCAAACACTTCAATCACAGGTGCAAATTTAGGAGCATTCTCCAGAGGGAAATTTTATGATACTGATAAACTAGCGGATTCGGCCCGTCAATTTATCgatccaaaatcaatgaaggAAAACCTTGAATATTTTTCATCCATGCCCCATATCACTGGGTCGAAAGGTGATTTAGCATTTGCCAgatatattgaaaagtatATGAAGAATAACGGACTACATAATGTTTATCTTAATGAGTTTCAATCGTTTACAAATTACCCCAATACTGACGGCACATTTCTTAAACTAGCTGATGGGTCATTTGAAGCAAAGCTAAATGAAAAGCATAGCCAGGAGATGCAATTTCTCGCATACAATCCAAATGCATTAAATAcagttgatattgttgaaggGGAGTACCTTTATGTAAACTACGGCCGGTCCGAAGATTTCAAGCAGCTACAAGATAATGGAATAGATACGAGTGGTAAAATATTGCTAATTAAGTATGGTGGAAATGTACCTGAAGGAAATAAGGTTCATTTGGCGGAGAAAAATGGTGCTAAAGCTGTTGTTTTCATTACATCAAAGTATAAATTGGCCGATGATACTGAAATAGATGATGTTATACAAAGGGAGAATGTGGGGTTGATGAGAATGTCACCTGGAGATATTCTTACCCCTGGTTGGTCGTCAGAAGGTGGGTTTGTAACACGACTTTCATGGGATAAATCGGAGACGACTCCAAGAGTACCAACTATTCCAGTATCGTGGAGAGATGGTGAGACCTTgattaaaaaattgaacaatggGTACTcatatgatgattttaGCAGTGGGGATGGCTCATCACCTGTATtacaaatgaaaatatcCAACACCAATCGCCCTGTTCATCCGTTTTGGAACGTTGTTGGTTCAATAGAAGGAAGAGAACAACCCGAAAAGGGAATAATAGTTGGTTCTGTACGAGACTCTGCATGTTATGGAACTATGGGTAGTAATACAGGAACAGTTGGATTTCTTGAACTTGTCAAGATACTCACTTCATTACAGAGAAAGTATCAGTGGGTTCCTTCAAGATCAATCTATTTTGTGTCATTTGATGCTACTGAGTACAACTTGGCCGGAGCTACTGAATGGATTGAGAATAGGAAAGAGGCattgagaaaagaaggGTATTTGTACATTGATATGAGCGATTTGGTAAGTGGTGATGaacttcaaatcaaagCACATCCGTTTTTGAAGGAGAGCTTACGACATGCTTTAGATAAAGTGAAACCTGATGAAGGGGGCAAGAGTTTGCTCAAGCTTTTCTcagaacaaaagaaatcaattgggAATGATTTcttggaagaaaagaattacGTTCCATTTATCAACTTGGTCAATATCCCATCCTTGGAGGTTAAATTTAAAGGTAAAACTTACCCCAAAGGATCATGTTATGACACGTTTGAGAATTTCGAGAATTGGGACATTGATAAATCCATGTCGAAACATGTACAATTGGTTGAGCTTTTATCTAGAGTGATTATTGATTTCGCAGAAAGTCCATTCATTCCTTATAACTTTCTCGACTTGTCCAAGCTGTTGCTGGAATACATTCTAGATTTACAACGATTTGCTGATTCTACACCCAAGGACATGAATGTAAAACCAATATTGCattacaaaaatttgaacCTGGCAATAGATGCATTGAAAAGAGTTAGTCTTAAATTTGTAAGTTGGCATACTGATTGGAAGTCAGTGATTACGGCAAGTGGAGGTGCAGAACCACCAATATTAGCAATGGAACGATGGGCATGGAATGATAATATGGttaaattcaatgaagaatttATTAGACGTGATGCTCAACCGAAACGATCAGGTTATGTAAATGCATTATTTGGTATTCCTTTTCTGGCACCAGAAACTGGGAATGATTTCCAATGGAATTCGTTTCCTCAAATTCGGTCAGAAATTATGGATCATAATTTTAGTCAAGctcaagatcaaattgatcGGTTGGCAAAAATGATTGAACAAGCAGCTGAAGATTTTATAAATTTAGGATAA
- a CDS encoding Cnh1 Na+/H+ antiporter: MVWGQLEVTTPHIAYACVGIFSTLFSLVSLFVKERLYIGEATVASIAGLILGPHCLNWFAPTTWGNSDLITLEICRIVLCIQIVAVSVELPRKYMKKHWLSVAILLLPVMTIGWLVVGLFIWALIPHFTFNDGLLVSACVTATDPVLAAAVVGKGKFAERVPGHLRNLLSAESGCNDGMAFPFIYLSLNLIIHSGKGGEIVKDWILLTILWECIFGCVLGVVIGYVLRKLVEFAETKNLIDRESFLAIFVFIAFNSAGIGSMLGVDDLLVSFAAGTTFGWNGAFAKKTEESHVSTVIDLLLNLSFFVYFGAIIPWPMFNDGSIGLDVWRLIVLAFVIIFLRRLPAVVCLKPFTPDIKTWREAFFCGHFGPIGVGAIFASILARSDLESHFTNEETPLHEVPGKGFPHDQLLVAIWPIVCFIVITSIVVHGSSVAVLTLGKRLNRMAITMSFTATNGETSGGGSNWIQRLQKLDRANTSFSLHRVDTMAPDEKEEQEGEQDQSHLPETSGIKVRPAGGAKRRKKKKRHQKQGLIQKTLSRVTSGDEETHQPRHRPHQEVLQLGGGPQHTPTKSSSSSEPEVTAEVKNSSSSTEGEHLLDPNEKTSGKSQYGERSKPEVPVPTSAYQEGDKIIIEDQFGEIMDNLTLGKRGEAVEKGRKSQSSTAQPSDVDDAQHEGDDEGEDESIHSMGSLERQLSQYSNGSTIKSDETESEGGQISGGRMSPLRRRLSRSASRRSYYKKGDPNKRKVYAHRIDNIITIENEDGEIIRRYKVNRHASNTPNPTPNRSRSSTLVGKMKSFVGMKPTTNSSQPSTLNQPSSNADAVPKVHVTDLENGTHHNILIPETDRDPHPDSAKLDKIEDKIATILETKHEKGHHSAIRKASPPPPNTSVHDPIEEYDDEDSSGDDMSDEEDEDEETEVEKQRRLQALGKLPNRNRDQNDEE; this comes from the coding sequence ATGGTGTGGGGTCAACTAGAAGTAACAACTCCGCATATAGCTTATGCGTGTGTTGGTATATTCAGTACTTTGTTCTCACTAGTGTCATTATTTGTCAAGGAACGATTATACATTGGTGAAGCAACAGTTGCCAGTATAGCGGGTCTTATATTGGGACCacattgtttaaattgGTTTGCACCTACAACATGGGGTAATTCAGATTTGATAACATTGGAGATTTGCCGAATAGTCTTGTGTATTCAGATTGTTGCTGTTTCGGTTGAATTACCACGGAAATATATGAAGAAGCATTGGTTATCAGTAGCCATTCTTTTACTCCCGGTAATGACTATTGGTTGGTTGGTAGTAGGACTTTTCATTTGGGCTTTAATTCCACATTTTACTTTTAATGATGGATTGTTGGTGAGTGCGTGTGTTACTGCAACTGACCCAGTCTTGGCTGCTGCCGTTGTTGGTAAAGGTAAGTTTGCTGAAAGAGTTCCAGGCCATTTGCGTAATTTGTTATCTGCTGAGTCTGGTTGTAATGATGGTATGGCTTTCCCTTTTATTTACTTGTCGCTTAACTTGATCATACATTCAGGAAAAGGTGGAGAAATAGTCAAGGATTGGATATTGTTAACTATTTTATGGGAATGCATCTTCGGTTGTGTTTTGGGAGTTGTCATTGGATACGTGTTGAGgaaacttgttgaatttgcagAGACcaagaatttgattgatCGTGAGTCATTTTTGGcaatttttgtatttattGCTTTCAACTCAGCAGGAATTGGATCCATGTTAGGTGTTGATGACTTACTAGTTTCGTTTGCTGCTGGTACAACTTTTGGTTGGAATGGTGCATTTGCCAAAAAGACCGAAGAGTCACACGTCTCCACAGTTATTGATTTACTTTTaaatttgtcattttttGTCTATTTTGGTGCTATTATCCCATGGCCAATGTTTAATGATGGTTCAATTGGATTGGATGTGTGGagattgattgttttaGCATTTGTTATCATATTTTTGAGAAGGTTGCCAGCAgttgtttgtttgaaaCCATTTACACCTGATATTAAAACATGGAGAGAAGCATTCTTTTGTGGTCATTTTGGTCCTATTGGTGTGGGTGCCATTTTTGCTAGTATATTAGCAAGATCAGATCTTGAAAGTCATTTTACAAATGAAGAAACTCCGTTGCATGAAGTACCAGGTAAAGGTTTTCCCCATGATCAGTTGCTTGTTGCAATCTGGCCAATCGTCTGCTTTATTGTGATAACATCAATTGTCGTACATGGTTCTTCTGTGGCCGTTTTGACATTAGGTAAGAGATTGAATAGAATGGCCATCACCATGTCGTTTACAGCTACAAATGGTGAAACCAGTGGCGGAGGTTCAAACTGGATACAGAGATTACAAAAGCTTGATAGGGCCAATACCTCATTCTCTTTGCATAGAGTCGACACGATGGCTCctgatgaaaaagaagaacaagaaggTGAACAAGATCAAAGTCATTTACCAGAGACAAGTGGTATAAAGGTGCGTCCCGCAGGAGGAgccaaaagaagaaaaaagaagaagagacATCAAAAACAAGGGCTTATACAGAAGACCTTGTCTAGAGTTACAAGTGGCGACGAAGAAACACATCAACCAAGACACAGACCCCATCAAGAGGTTCTACAGTTGGGTGGTGGACCACAGCATACCCCTACAAAGagctcttcttcttctgaacCGGAGGTGACAGCAGAAGTGaaaaattcttcatcatcaacagaaGGAGAACACTTGCTTGATCCGAATGAGAAAACCTCTGGTAAACTGCAATACGGTGAACGTAGCAAGCCAGAAGTGCCTGTTCCTACATCAGCATATCAAGAAGGTGACAAGATAATCATTGAGGATCAATTTGGTGAGATAATGGATAACCTCACGTTGGGTAAAAGAGGAGAAGCTGTTGAGAAAGGAAGAAAGCTGCAGAGCAGTACCGCGCAACCATCTGATGTTGACGATGCACAACATGAAGGAGATGATGAAGGAGAAGATGAAAGTATTCATTCAATGGGATCTTTGGAAAGACAGCTTTCTCAGTATTCGAATGGATCAACCATCAAGAGCGATGAAACAGAATCGGAAGGTGGCCAAATTTCAGGAGGAAGAATGTCACCATTGCGAAGGAGATTATCCCGTTCAGCTTCTCGACGCTCTTATTACAAGAAAGGTGATCCAAACAAGAGGAAAGTTTATGCACATCGTATTGATAATATCATaactattgaaaatgaagatggtgaaaTTATCAGAAGGTACAAGGTTAATCGTCATGCGTCTAATACTCCAAATCCAACTCCGAATAGATCTAGATCATCAACATTAGTTGGTaaaatgaaatcatttgTGGGAATGAAACCAACCACCAATTCATCACAACCAAGTACATTAAATCAACCTTCTTCTAACGCTGATGCAGTGCCGAAGGTACATGTTACTGATTTAGAGAACGGTACACACCACAATATCCTCATACCAGAAACAGATCGTGATCCTCATCCCGATAGTGCCAAACTtgacaagattgaagaCAAGATTGCCACCATTTTGGAAACTAAACATGAAAAGGGTCATCATTCGGCAATTAGGAAAGCTTCTCCTCCACCACCGAATACATCTGTTCATGATCCTATAGAGGAAtacgatgatgaagatagTAGCGGTGATGATATGtcagatgaagaggatgaagatgaggagactgaagttgaaaaacaaagaagattACAGGCATTGGGTAAATTACCGAATAGAAATCGTGATCAAAATGACGAGGAATAG
- a CDS encoding Rad17 protein (S. cerevisiae homolog RAD17 has double-stranded DNA binding, has role in double-strand break repair, DNA damage checkpoint, reciprocal meiotic recombination and localizes to checkpoint clamp complex) yields MSLFVDSSQEDGEEDIVGITSQHTEINSSLCGPNAWRPKPEVSFTATTNQIAHLSDVLQSLLSISNQAIVTIRSGGITIYSTYNYTINVHVNIDPTLFNSYDLTTDQGSSGDKDVEDLELRLGVDTNLIANCFTSVLNTMKSEKSISCTITYKGDGHPLVIEFDDTLISERLDFYTFYIDEDELIENEQREASRINYKNVILEIMLKSDVLTNLLQDLYQIDTEILFIYCAEGILNFISSGSIGMSKLIFPNEKSIMEKLSVNESYLHIISQFKFVEFYKIFRAVKLSSKCKFIKDSDGCFSIQLICKNHQQGGYPGTLLTINMTELDHDEHLIDWILQDEKDQTGTEHTQQREIPLTNIPRLSREPWINSFKRTGDVVASTTSETRNGNKRSRQQSESKRKGRSNNVPLFL; encoded by the coding sequence ATGTCACTCTTTGTCGATTCATCCCAGGAAGatggagaagaagatattgTTGGTATAACTTCGCAACACACGGAGATCAATTCATCCCTATGTGGACCAAACGCCTGGCGACCTAAACCAGAAGTGAGTTtcacagcaacaacaaatcaaattgctCATCTTTCAGACGTGTTGCAGAGTTTACTATCTATCAGCAATCAAGCTATTGTGACTATAAGATCTGGTGGAATTACAATATACTCAACTTACAATTACACAATCAATGTACATGTGAACATTGACCCGACTTTATTTAACCTGTATGACTTGACCACAGATCAAGGAAGTCTGGGGGACAaggatgttgaagatttggaacTACGACTAGGGGTTGACACTAATCTTATTGCCAACTGTTTTACGTCGGTGTTGAATACAATGAAATCGGAAAAGTCCATATCATGCACCATTACATACAAGGGAGATGGACATCCATTGGTAATCGAGTTTGACGATACACTAATCTCAGAAAGATTAGATTTCTACACTTTTTACATAGACGAAGAtgagttgattgaaaatgaacaaCGAGAAGCATCAAGAATCAACTACAAAAATGTCATTCTCGAAATTATGCTCAAGAGTGATGTATTGACGAATTTATTACAAGATTTATATCAAATCGATACCGAAATATTATTCATCTATTGTGCTGAAGGTATACTAAATTTTATAAGTAGTGGGTCCATTGGAATGTCAAAACTTATTTTCCCTAACGAGAAATCAATAATGGAGAAATTATCCGTCAATGAATCATATCTACATATTATATCTCAgttcaaatttgttgaattttacaaaatatttAGGGCCGTCAAGTTGAGTTCAAAATGCAAGTTTATTAAAGATTCTGATGGTTGTTTCTCgatacaattgatttgtaaGAACCATCAGCAAGGTGGCTATCCAGGTACATTGTTGACGATAAATATGACTGAGTTGGATCATGATGAACATCTAATCGATTGGATTTTACAGGATGAAAAGGATCAAACAGGTACTGAACACACACAGCAACGAGAAATACCCTTGACGAATATACCTAGACTAAGTCGTGAACCATGGATAAATTCATTCAAGCGTACAGGCGATGTTGTCGCTTCCACTACCAGTGAGACAAGAAATGGAAACAAGAGAAGTCGACAACAAAGCGAATCCAAGAGAAAAGGAAGATCAAATAACGTACCATTGTTTTTATAA
- a CDS encoding vacuolar H+-ATPase subunit, with protein MEGIFFNIDYGYVEAVVRGYRSGLLTANQYVNLTQCDNLEDLKLQLSSTDYGNFLANYSGPLTTSVIQENLNKKIYQQYQYIKSQSSGKLTRFMEYIQYAYMIDNVILMVTGTLHERDKSDILKKCNPLGWFDTLPTLSIATDIESLYSTVLIDTPLAPFFKNCVSADDLDDLNIEIIRNKLYKNYLEAFMAFVKREFDGPDKEIMTRLLTLEADKRVINIALNSINNSQLSIEDKLSLFPNLGQLYPTYHLELAQTDDYEQLKLIVENIGDFKELFSESADGNRSIGDAFYLLELQYCRNAFTQQFTLSAVYAWLKSKEQEVRNITWIAECIAQNQKSRIENYIAVY; from the coding sequence ATGGAAGGtatattcttcaacattgacTATGGTTATGTTGAAGCCGTTGTTAGAGGTTACAGAAGTGGTCTTCTTACTGCCAACCAATATGTCAATTTAACTCAATGTGACAATTTGGAAGATCTCAAACTACAACTTTCATCAACCGATTATGGGAACTTCTTAGCCAACTACTCTGGCCCTTTGACTACATCAGTGATTCAAGAAAActtgaacaagaaaatttatcaacaatatcaatatatCAAAAGTCAATCAAGTGGGAAGTTGACTAGATTTATGGAATATATTCAATATGCATACATGATTGATAATGTTATATTAATGGTTACTGGTACTTTACATGAAAGAGACAAGTCAgacattttgaaaaaatgtAACCCCTTAGGTTGGTTTGACACTTTACCAACGTTGAGTATTGCTACTGATATTGAAAGTTTATATTCAACTGTATTGATAGATACTCCCTTGGctccatttttcaaaaattgtgtttctgctgatgatttggatgatttaaatattgaaattataAGAAACAAATTATACAAGAATTATTTGGAAGCATTTATGGCATTTGTTAAACGTGAATTTGATGGTCCTGATAAGGAAATCATGACAAGATTGTTGACATTAGAAGCTGATAAAAGAGTGATAAATATTGCGttgaattcaatcaataatTCAcaactttcaattgaagataaaTTGAGTTTGTTCCCCAACTTGGGTCAATTATACCCAACTTATCATTTGGAATTGGCTCAAACTGATGATtatgaacaattgaagttgattgtGGAAAATATTGGTGATTTTAAAGAACTTTTCAGTGAAAGCGCTGATGGTAATAGAAGTATTGGCGATGCTTTCtatttgttggaattgCAATATTGTAGGAACGCGTttactcaacaattcaCCTTGAGTGCTGTTTACGCTTGGTTGAAATCAAAGGAACAAGAGGTGAGAAATATCACTTGGATTGCTGAATGTATTGCTCAGAATCAAAAGAGTagaattgaaaactatATTGCTGTTTATTGA